Proteins from one Spartobacteria bacterium genomic window:
- a CDS encoding ATP-binding protein → MANQKLEASATNPRCPPACPVFILYQIMERFIYKDMKTKRFFTMAGPCVEGKHYMLSPAARCGDIFTLIEHEMYFAIHAARQTGKTTMLISLTKELQASGDYHALYVSLESCQGFDDPREGLPAVTRAISSAWQRNVLLRDLVAIQIDRYADDLTNMVSRLIGDLALALDKPLVLFFDEVDCLADGTLISFLRQIREGYINRAFSPFAHSLALVGMRDVRDYKVQLRDGRSTLGSASPFNIKTKSLTLRGFTRDEIAELYAQHTDETGQVFPAEVTDWVFEQTQGQPWLVNAVAREMVMELSDNDPSRELTLAMAKQAVKNIILRRETHIDSLLERLKEPRVRKVIEAMMLGENRTVDPMSDDVAFVTDMGLCRYENNRLCPANPIYAEVIGRTLSWHTQFYMGEADLPYVLQRYGTPESGLDMMHLMNDFQQFWRENSDVWIEKYEYKEAAPHLVLMAFLQRIINGGGHIVREFATGRKRMDLIVELGEFRYPVEIKLWRGPKTVDEGQAQLDGYLDTQGLSEGWLVIFDRRPNVPWDEKISQREITTQAGRTIHLFAM, encoded by the coding sequence ATGGCGAATCAGAAGCTGGAAGCATCTGCCACGAACCCGCGCTGCCCCCCTGCCTGCCCCGTGTTTATCTTGTATCAAATCATGGAACGGTTTATATACAAAGACATGAAAACAAAACGATTTTTCACCATGGCGGGACCCTGTGTAGAGGGTAAGCATTACATGTTGTCACCAGCGGCAAGATGCGGCGATATTTTTACGCTGATCGAACACGAAATGTATTTTGCCATTCATGCGGCGAGGCAAACGGGAAAGACAACGATGCTGATCTCGCTGACCAAAGAACTGCAGGCGTCGGGGGATTATCACGCATTGTATGTGTCGTTGGAAAGCTGTCAGGGGTTTGATGATCCGCGTGAAGGGCTCCCGGCGGTGACACGTGCGATATCGTCGGCATGGCAGCGCAATGTCTTGCTTCGGGATCTGGTTGCGATTCAGATAGATCGCTATGCGGATGATCTCACAAATATGGTATCGCGCCTCATAGGTGATCTCGCATTAGCCTTGGATAAACCGTTGGTCCTGTTTTTTGACGAAGTGGATTGTTTGGCCGACGGCACACTGATCTCGTTTTTACGTCAAATTCGCGAAGGATATATCAACCGGGCTTTTTCCCCGTTTGCCCATTCATTGGCTCTGGTTGGAATGCGGGATGTGCGTGATTATAAGGTACAACTGCGGGATGGTCGCTCGACACTGGGATCAGCCAGTCCGTTTAATATCAAAACGAAATCGTTGACGCTGCGCGGATTTACACGCGATGAAATTGCTGAATTGTATGCCCAACACACCGATGAAACGGGACAGGTGTTTCCAGCCGAAGTAACCGACTGGGTATTCGAACAAACCCAGGGACAACCCTGGCTGGTCAATGCCGTGGCGCGTGAAATGGTTATGGAACTGAGTGACAATGATCCATCGAGGGAGTTAACCCTAGCCATGGCTAAACAGGCCGTGAAAAACATCATTTTACGTCGTGAAACACATATCGACAGTCTACTTGAACGACTTAAAGAGCCACGCGTGCGCAAAGTGATCGAAGCGATGATGCTGGGAGAAAATCGCACCGTGGATCCCATGAGTGATGATGTAGCTTTCGTAACGGATATGGGATTGTGCCGCTATGAAAATAATCGATTATGCCCCGCGAATCCAATCTATGCCGAGGTGATCGGTCGCACACTAAGCTGGCACACGCAGTTCTACATGGGTGAAGCCGATCTGCCCTATGTCCTGCAGCGTTACGGTACGCCGGAGAGCGGGTTGGACATGATGCATCTCATGAATGATTTCCAGCAGTTCTGGCGTGAAAACAGCGATGTGTGGATCGAGAAATACGAATACAAGGAAGCGGCTCCACACTTGGTGCTGATGGCATTTCTGCAGCGCATCATCAATGGCGGCGGACATATTGTGCGAGAATTTGCGACCGGACGTAAACGCATGGATTTAATTGTGGAACTGGGCGAATTCCGTTATCCCGTGGAAATCAAGCTCTGGCGCGGACCCAAAACCGTCGACGAAGGACAAGCCCAATTAGATGGCTATCTGGATACACAGGGATTGAGTGAAGGCTGGTTGGTTATTTTTGATCGCCGCCCGAATGTGCCATGGGATGAAAAAATAAGCCAACGCGAAATCACCACCCAAGCCGGCCGCACCATTCATCTATTTGCGATGTGA
- a CDS encoding glycosyltransferase → MRILYVMTAPLPKIEGTDAVFQEAALLKAHFGGEIVTAYPFQRPCAWIPPQLFGWHLVRSAERIRREYDLIHVYSARYFNYPFLKNLGLPVVYTVSASLNRPAGAPASWLKCLISADRRMIETVKTSWGIPAACILPGIESAEYTETTVPAAPPFVITYASAPWTIRQFYTKGFVMLFQVLQKMPDVHLQLIWRGHYEKELEELLDQFDVRSQVRVVSGRVDVRACLSRGHAAVVLAKDKKLVKSYPHSLIESLQVGRPIVVNREIAMAEFVADNKCGVVVNEWSVSALVDAITELRDNYNELSLFDMNKYFTVESFLLNHKRVYQQFERGKKFQ, encoded by the coding sequence ATGCGTATTTTGTATGTGATGACAGCCCCGCTGCCCAAAATCGAGGGAACGGACGCGGTTTTTCAGGAGGCGGCGTTGTTGAAGGCGCATTTTGGCGGCGAGATCGTTACGGCTTATCCTTTTCAGCGGCCTTGTGCCTGGATTCCGCCCCAGTTATTCGGGTGGCATCTTGTTCGCAGCGCAGAACGCATCCGCAGGGAGTATGATCTCATCCATGTATATAGTGCGCGGTATTTCAACTATCCTTTTTTGAAAAATCTGGGTCTGCCCGTTGTTTACACGGTATCGGCGTCGCTGAATCGCCCTGCCGGAGCCCCCGCATCCTGGCTGAAATGTCTTATTTCTGCGGATCGGCGTATGATTGAGACGGTCAAGACCTCTTGGGGAATTCCTGCTGCCTGTATTCTGCCAGGTATTGAATCTGCTGAATATACCGAAACCACGGTCCCGGCGGCACCGCCCTTTGTCATTACCTACGCATCTGCACCCTGGACGATACGGCAGTTTTATACCAAAGGCTTTGTTATGCTGTTTCAGGTGCTGCAGAAAATGCCCGATGTGCATTTGCAATTAATCTGGCGGGGGCATTATGAAAAGGAACTGGAGGAGCTGCTGGATCAGTTTGATGTCCGATCTCAGGTGCGGGTGGTCAGCGGGCGTGTGGATGTCCGAGCATGTCTGTCGCGTGGGCATGCGGCCGTTGTGCTGGCTAAGGATAAAAAATTGGTGAAGTCCTACCCCCATTCACTGATTGAATCATTACAGGTTGGACGTCCCATCGTTGTAAATCGTGAGATTGCCATGGCTGAATTTGTGGCCGATAATAAATGTGGTGTTGTTGTCAACGAATGGAGTGTATCAGCGCTCGTTGACGCGATTACTGAATTAAGAGATAATTATAACGAATTAAGTCTGTTTGACATGAATAAATATTTTACCGTGGAGTCATTTTTGTTGAACCACAAACGCGTATATCAGCAATTTGAGAGGGGAAAAAAGTTCCAATGA
- a CDS encoding glycosyltransferase family 2 protein gives MGEENQNSAVVLLNWNHAEDTVQVVRRLLEWKSLKPVVYVVDNGSDDPSGLDYLPAEAVCLRNKRNRGFAGGNNTGIRAALDMGAEYIALCNYDAEIDESVMMTLLQVMRDHAEVGAVGPLMLETGTAGDTLYAGGRDISRYMRTRKELVSTCSVPSLIEVDYVPGTCILLRREVFEQCGLLDEDYFFSGEVADLCARVRSAGFRSVICSAVRIVHVLDKAPLRNALYAYYSFRNRFLYIRKHVGTLLIPIFYMYWTGLILLMVIRAVLNRNRAQARALILAWCDGVRGRWGNRNRLFIS, from the coding sequence ATGGGGGAAGAGAATCAAAACAGTGCCGTGGTGCTGTTGAACTGGAATCATGCCGAGGACACGGTGCAGGTTGTTCGCCGGCTGCTTGAGTGGAAGTCACTGAAGCCTGTTGTGTATGTTGTGGACAACGGGTCGGACGATCCTTCTGGATTAGATTACCTGCCTGCAGAGGCTGTATGTTTGCGAAATAAACGCAATCGCGGTTTTGCGGGAGGAAATAATACAGGGATACGCGCGGCTTTGGATATGGGTGCCGAATACATTGCGTTGTGCAATTATGATGCGGAAATCGATGAATCGGTGATGATGACCTTGCTTCAGGTGATGCGTGACCATGCCGAAGTCGGGGCCGTCGGTCCGCTCATGCTGGAGACCGGGACTGCAGGGGATACGCTTTATGCGGGGGGGCGGGATATCAGCCGATATATGAGAACACGAAAAGAGCTGGTTTCAACTTGTTCGGTGCCGTCCCTCATCGAGGTGGATTATGTTCCTGGAACCTGTATTCTTTTGCGTCGAGAAGTGTTTGAGCAATGCGGATTGCTGGATGAAGACTATTTTTTCAGTGGAGAGGTGGCGGATTTATGTGCACGTGTGCGTAGCGCCGGTTTTCGCAGTGTTATTTGTTCTGCCGTCCGTATTGTCCATGTGCTGGATAAGGCGCCCTTGCGTAATGCGCTGTATGCCTACTATTCGTTTAGAAACCGTTTTTTATATATCAGAAAACATGTCGGGACGTTGCTGATTCCTATATTCTACATGTATTGGACTGGGTTGATCCTGCTGATGGTTATTCGGGCGGTTTTGAATAGGAACCGCGCTCAGGCCAGAGCGTTGATTCTTGCCTGGTGTGATGGGGTGCGCGGCAGGTGGGGGAATCGCAACAGGTTGTTCATTTCGTAG
- a CDS encoding glycosyltransferase family 2 protein: MHGVCRADDPMVSVVIPNYNGMHWLTPCLEALSRQSCPAFEIIVVDNGSVDESAALLQRDFPQVQLILSPCNEGFAAAVNKGIAASDAKYVVLLNNDTVPEKDWLRSLVEAAEAAPERTAAFASCMLMMDKPDCMDNAGDIFSWQGSAVKRGYGCTRARYQDEASVLSVCAGAALYRREVLARVGGFAEYFFAYLEDVDLGLRLRLAGYECVYVPDAKICHAGHGSSIPTDFYVRLITANRLHVFFRNIPTRLIFRHLLSILYGQVYYFIMYRHSLSSLKGYISFCRNMRLSLRQRKSMHAMRVLTLAEVDLLLEKNFPEPSLYQSLVKGVKRVKRRVFA; the protein is encoded by the coding sequence ATGCATGGTGTTTGTCGAGCGGATGATCCGATGGTATCGGTGGTGATTCCCAATTACAACGGGATGCATTGGTTGACACCCTGTCTGGAGGCATTGAGCAGACAGAGCTGTCCGGCTTTTGAAATCATCGTTGTTGATAATGGGTCGGTTGATGAATCCGCCGCATTGCTGCAGCGTGATTTTCCGCAGGTTCAGCTCATTTTGTCTCCGTGCAATGAAGGATTTGCCGCTGCGGTGAATAAGGGCATTGCGGCTTCTGACGCGAAATATGTGGTGCTGTTGAATAATGACACGGTGCCGGAGAAAGATTGGCTGCGTTCGCTGGTGGAAGCGGCGGAAGCGGCTCCGGAGCGGACGGCGGCCTTTGCCTCCTGTATGCTGATGATGGATAAGCCGGATTGTATGGATAATGCCGGGGATATATTCAGCTGGCAGGGGAGTGCGGTGAAGCGCGGATATGGCTGTACGCGGGCACGGTATCAGGATGAGGCGTCAGTCCTTTCGGTGTGTGCAGGTGCAGCGTTATACCGGCGCGAGGTGCTGGCGCGGGTTGGTGGTTTTGCGGAATATTTTTTTGCGTATCTTGAAGATGTGGATCTCGGTCTCCGTCTGCGTCTGGCCGGCTATGAGTGTGTGTATGTTCCCGATGCAAAGATTTGCCATGCGGGGCATGGCAGTTCCATTCCTACTGATTTTTATGTCCGGTTGATTACGGCGAATCGCTTGCATGTATTTTTTCGTAATATTCCCACCCGGCTGATTTTTCGTCATTTGCTGTCGATTTTATACGGGCAGGTATACTATTTCATTATGTATCGACATTCTTTGTCGTCGCTGAAGGGGTACATTTCTTTTTGCAGAAATATGAGGTTATCGCTGCGTCAGCGAAAATCCATGCATGCGATGAGGGTCTTGACATTGGCGGAAGTGGATTTACTGCTTGAAAAGAATTTTCCGGAGCCTTCCCTTTATCAGTCATTGGTCAAGGGTGTAAAACGGGTGAAACGTCGGGTCTTCGCCTGA
- a CDS encoding VCBS repeat-containing protein, with product MRVHRIGLFVISSMFALGLSVSAWASSMPGAMLLLLSGGSGQFNDFNGDGSTDLALYNPTTAKWYIQTLGGDHILWDHSFGVSGGVALPADYTGNGITDLAVYHAGSGKWYIQTVQGTTVANGLSAGKSGAIALPLDYNNDGKADLCMYDYTTACWYIKGVDGADLAWSTPVQWGEPSETRSWDNPPSQTVVPVPYDFDEDGRTDFAIYKRGLSMSTSYWNIRYSSGGSVQYTWGSSGSIPVPGKYRDRVGTDPCGVAVYKITTAENNIPYMNAFFLGTYKQTLPVAAGDYDNSGWDDNAVYNYETGLWSFIFNDQGNGNAEARRTAEVSMYISGAKPANMYSAILEQSGYTLVPW from the coding sequence GTGAGAGTTCATCGAATTGGTTTATTTGTGATTTCCTCAATGTTTGCGCTGGGTCTTTCAGTATCTGCATGGGCGTCCAGTATGCCGGGAGCTATGTTGTTATTGCTTTCGGGGGGATCGGGTCAGTTTAATGATTTCAACGGGGATGGCTCCACGGATTTAGCATTATATAATCCAACGACTGCGAAATGGTATATTCAGACATTAGGAGGCGATCATATATTGTGGGATCACTCCTTCGGTGTTTCCGGCGGGGTTGCATTGCCGGCGGATTATACGGGCAACGGCATTACTGATCTGGCGGTTTATCATGCCGGCAGCGGGAAGTGGTATATTCAGACCGTTCAGGGGACAACGGTGGCAAACGGGCTTTCTGCAGGAAAGAGCGGAGCCATCGCACTGCCGCTGGATTACAATAATGATGGGAAGGCTGACTTATGTATGTACGACTACACAACGGCATGCTGGTATATTAAAGGTGTTGACGGAGCCGATCTTGCATGGTCGACCCCTGTTCAGTGGGGAGAACCGAGCGAAACGCGTTCCTGGGACAACCCGCCCTCACAGACGGTGGTTCCAGTGCCTTACGATTTTGATGAAGATGGACGCACTGATTTTGCGATTTATAAACGAGGGTTGTCGATGTCAACATCCTATTGGAACATCCGTTATAGTTCAGGCGGAAGTGTGCAGTATACTTGGGGGTCATCCGGGTCGATTCCGGTTCCCGGAAAGTATCGTGACAGAGTCGGGACGGATCCCTGCGGAGTGGCTGTTTACAAAATTACTACTGCAGAGAATAACATTCCCTACATGAATGCATTTTTCTTAGGTACATATAAGCAGACATTACCTGTGGCTGCCGGGGATTATGATAATTCAGGATGGGATGATAATGCCGTATACAATTATGAAACCGGGCTGTGGTCCTTTATTTTTAATGATCAGGGCAATGGAAATGCAGAAGCGCGGCGGACCGCAGAGGTCAGCATGTATATTTCGGGAGCAAAACCGGCGAATATGTATTCTGCGATTCTGGAGCAGTCGGGGTATACGCTGGTTCCGTGGTAA
- a CDS encoding glycosyltransferase: MILKTNTILGQASVTSQIPISVIIPAYNHERFVRKAIDSVLNQTWKNFELIIIDDGSTDRTFDIIRSYTDSRICASTQKNQDAFNTINKGISRAAGTYIAILNSDDEYHPERLERLYREAENKQYHCIFTHLHAIDAHSEPIAEKHHWNTWHNANRSLYFDTNDLLSGLLNGNLMVTTSNLFIRNTTAQQVGPFAPIRYLHDYDYILRVINYVPDNVAYLDEDLLAYRIHDHNTLKQGAIEAREQDQKLIREHTLLSVPEECRNHVKTGINRLMALEKELHTTRYALQHPILFAIQKRLAAIHDAWSSK, translated from the coding sequence ATTATACTGAAAACAAACACCATACTGGGACAAGCATCGGTGACTTCACAAATACCCATTTCCGTTATTATTCCTGCATATAATCACGAGCGATTTGTTCGCAAGGCCATTGACAGTGTATTGAACCAAACCTGGAAAAATTTCGAACTCATCATCATTGATGATGGTTCCACTGACCGCACCTTTGATATCATCAGATCATATACGGATTCGCGCATCTGCGCATCAACACAGAAGAATCAAGATGCCTTTAACACAATAAACAAAGGGATAAGCAGAGCCGCCGGCACCTATATTGCCATTCTTAATTCCGACGACGAGTACCACCCGGAGCGACTTGAACGACTTTATAGAGAAGCAGAAAACAAACAATACCACTGCATCTTTACCCACCTGCATGCCATTGATGCTCATAGTGAACCCATTGCAGAAAAACATCACTGGAACACATGGCACAATGCAAACCGGTCGCTGTACTTCGATACGAACGACCTCCTTTCCGGCCTTCTTAACGGCAACCTCATGGTTACGACATCGAATTTATTTATTCGGAATACGACAGCACAGCAGGTTGGACCGTTTGCCCCCATCCGATATCTGCATGATTACGACTATATCCTACGCGTGATAAACTATGTACCCGATAACGTCGCCTATCTGGATGAAGATCTGCTGGCCTATCGTATCCACGACCATAATACACTCAAACAAGGTGCCATTGAAGCAAGAGAACAGGATCAGAAACTCATACGTGAACATACCCTCCTTTCGGTTCCAGAGGAATGCCGGAACCATGTAAAAACAGGAATAAATCGCCTGATGGCTCTGGAAAAAGAGCTTCATACCACACGGTACGCCCTTCAGCATCCAATCCTATTCGCCATCCAGAAACGACTGGCAGCCATCCATGACGCATGGTCTTCCAAATGA
- a CDS encoding DUF4214 domain-containing protein, with amino-acid sequence MNHPFCKIPTLLIVLLVYCNPLNSVQASSTSSHLKAESGSQRTSLSRNIEQLYNQYLQRAPDPEGLAYFIQQIKTNNRDLTWVESAIRNSSEYKKILKEQKIIKKKRRHVIYWISAIVFTLSVLFKYRTSIYHIASKCGAFLFDHPDKQVSSPAPSCPHIFWLRTLLFAVYLTLIILRVPSLLFPGRFWAEEGSIYFQQACAMNPLTYLTTTNLGYYSLFNKCACLLASISPLMYATCVTAFCSLLIQLIPAYLILYSKIPALPTWATRIMALSIILFIQPNQEVWLNTINSQFFLCLSTGIILISYPYNSRHRYFRIALLFLAGLTGVVPCLLLPFFFIHSIYSRNKEVYTETAVLFITCIIQGLAVVSATGRASVAAWHILPFVLLIKQGILPISGSAIADGTAAFILNQQLYENNFYVMLAFFIPLLCLAYILRYGRPEALLLSTASLFIAAISFSKSVDSRSCQEILNHIHPYFGGRYYFASNAFLALSLLMPPKKTSIKHFSKYRLFSKPYRRYTAGLLLATCMIYTGVMDYLNTTDRHPLFFSGPNWFEQVRKYEQGSTELQIWPAPMTMKLCAPTIFNGK; translated from the coding sequence ATGAATCATCCCTTTTGCAAAATTCCGACTCTGCTGATTGTTCTCCTCGTATACTGCAATCCACTAAACAGCGTACAGGCATCGTCCACATCCTCCCATCTAAAAGCTGAAAGCGGTTCGCAACGCACATCCCTGTCCCGGAACATAGAGCAACTCTATAATCAATATCTGCAACGCGCTCCCGATCCAGAGGGGCTGGCATATTTCATCCAGCAGATCAAAACAAATAACAGGGACCTGACATGGGTTGAGTCAGCTATCCGTAACTCAAGCGAGTACAAAAAAATACTGAAAGAACAAAAGATAATCAAAAAAAAGCGACGACACGTAATCTATTGGATTTCAGCCATTGTTTTCACCCTGAGCGTATTATTCAAATACAGAACATCCATTTATCATATCGCATCTAAATGCGGAGCCTTTCTTTTTGACCATCCTGACAAACAGGTCTCATCACCAGCTCCATCATGCCCCCATATCTTCTGGCTCAGAACGTTACTGTTTGCGGTCTACCTGACACTGATCATCCTACGTGTTCCCAGCTTATTATTCCCTGGGAGATTCTGGGCGGAAGAGGGATCGATCTATTTTCAACAAGCGTGTGCAATGAACCCATTAACCTATCTGACCACGACAAACCTAGGCTATTACAGCCTGTTTAATAAATGCGCATGTCTGCTGGCATCCATTTCACCACTTATGTACGCAACATGTGTCACCGCTTTCTGCTCCCTCCTCATCCAGCTGATACCAGCGTATCTTATTCTGTACTCTAAAATACCGGCACTCCCGACATGGGCTACGCGTATCATGGCTTTATCAATCATTCTGTTTATTCAGCCCAATCAGGAAGTATGGCTGAACACCATTAACAGCCAATTTTTTCTGTGCCTGAGCACAGGCATCATCCTGATCTCCTATCCGTATAATTCACGCCATAGATATTTCCGCATTGCGCTTCTTTTTTTAGCAGGTCTCACCGGAGTTGTACCCTGTCTTCTGCTGCCTTTTTTCTTTATCCATTCCATCTACAGCCGAAACAAAGAAGTCTATACGGAAACCGCCGTTCTTTTTATAACCTGCATCATTCAAGGTCTTGCTGTCGTATCGGCAACGGGACGAGCTTCTGTAGCTGCGTGGCATATCCTTCCCTTTGTTCTACTGATCAAGCAAGGGATACTTCCTATCTCAGGTTCCGCCATCGCAGATGGCACAGCAGCCTTCATACTTAACCAACAGTTATACGAAAATAACTTCTATGTTATGCTGGCCTTTTTTATTCCCCTGCTATGCCTTGCGTACATCCTGCGCTATGGACGGCCGGAAGCACTTCTTTTGTCTACCGCATCGCTTTTCATCGCCGCTATATCCTTTTCAAAATCTGTCGACAGCCGCTCCTGCCAGGAAATACTGAATCACATCCATCCCTATTTCGGCGGACGATATTATTTTGCTTCTAATGCATTTCTAGCGCTTTCGCTGCTGATGCCTCCCAAAAAGACTTCAATAAAACACTTTTCAAAGTACCGTTTATTTTCCAAACCTTACCGTCGTTATACTGCGGGACTGCTCCTTGCGACATGTATGATCTATACCGGGGTAATGGACTACCTGAACACAACCGACAGACATCCTCTATTTTTCTCGGGACCTAACTGGTTCGAGCAGGTTCGTAAATATGAACAAGGCTCCACCGAACTTCAAATATGGCCCGCACCCATGACGATGAAATTATGCGCACCGACCATTTTCAATGGCAAATAG